From Fusobacterium varium:
TTTTAATTCATTCAGTATCTTCACTGCCTGTTCTGCTTCTTCAGCTTTGTAATTAGATATCCCTACATATAAAGCCTTTCCTTGTCTAACTATGTCTGCAAGAGCTGTCATCGATTCTTCTAGTGGAGTATCTGAATCTGGTCTGTGATGATAGAATATATCCACATATTCCAATCCCATTCTTTTCAGACTCTGATCTAAACTTGCTATGAGATACTTTCTTGATCCTCCATTTCCATAAGGTCCCGCCCACATATCATATCCAGCTTTTGTAGATATTATCATTTCATCTCTATAGTTTTTCAAATCAAATTTTACCATTCTTCCAAAGTTTTCCTCAGCAGAACCATCTACAGGTCTTCCATAGTTGTTAGCTAAATCAAAATGAGTTATTCCAAGATCAAAAGCCTTAAATAATTTTTTCTTTTGAATATCCATGGGAGTTTCTTCTCCAAAATTTTGCCATAACCCTAAGGAAATAACAGGAAGATAAAGTCCACTATTACCACATTTTCTGTATTTCATATTATCATATCTTTTTTCATCAGCTGTATATCTCATATGTTTCTCCTTATAATCCCTCTTCCATAACTATTTGAGGAACTACTTCTATTTCAAGTTCTGCAAGACTTGCCCTTACTAAAATAACCTTATATTTATCTCCGATACTGTATATTTTTCCGCCATCCATATCTTTCATCACATATTCTCTGTCATCAAATTCATAGTAATGTTTAGCTGCTACTACGTCCCAGAAACATTCTACATGTTCCTCTGTTTCAAAGAATATTCTTTTATTGCTGAATCCTACAATAGTTGCTTCATATTCTTCTCCAATCTTATCTATCATATATTCTACAAGCTTAATTTTTACGCTCTCATCTTCTACTTTCATAGCTGCTCTTTCTGTTTTTGATATATGAGTACATATTTGTGGAAGTTCTTCTGCATTTTTAGCTATCACTTTTTTACTTGGATATCCATGAAGAACAGAATTCAATATTCTATGAACAGTCAAGTCTGCATATCTTCTGATTGGTGAAGTAAAATGTGTATAATATCCAGAAGCCAATCCAAAGTGTCCTAAATTATCAACTGTATATCTTGCCTGTTTTAATGCCATAAGAATAAGCTTATGTACAAGAAGATTTATTCCTCTTTCCTTTGAATCTTCTATTATCTTTTGGAATTTTTTAGGATGTATTTCATCTAAAGAATGTATTCTATATTTAAATTTACTCAATGTTTCATTCAGATTCTTTATTCTTTCAGGATCTGGTTTTTCATGTGTTCTATATACTGATGGTATTTCCATCCAGAAAAGTTTTTCAGCTACAGTTTCATTTGC
This genomic window contains:
- the gpr gene encoding glyceraldehyde 3-phosphate reductase, which encodes MRYTADEKRYDNMKYRKCGNSGLYLPVISLGLWQNFGEETPMDIQKKKLFKAFDLGITHFDLANNYGRPVDGSAEENFGRMVKFDLKNYRDEMIISTKAGYDMWAGPYGNGGSRKYLIASLDQSLKRMGLEYVDIFYHHRPDSDTPLEESMTALADIVRQGKALYVGISNYKAEEAEQAVKILNELKVPCLINQIRYNMFERWAEEKLFEILENSGTGCMCYSPLAQGALTNRYINDNKIPDDSRAARTGTTIEERYLNKEKLLKVKKLNEIAEERGQSMAQMALAWILRKKEVTSVLIGASRPDQIEDNVKTIQNLEFSEDEIIKIEDILK